A window of Arcobacter acticola genomic DNA:
TATGAGTGATGAAGCTGATAAAGAATTAATAACTATTGATGAACTACAATTAAGTAAAATTCTTGGAAAACCTTGTATTAAAACAAGTGCTGCTAAAAAAAGTGGTATAGATAGACTTTTAAATGAAATTGTTTCAAAATTTGAAAGTGAAAAACTTCCAACAAAATTATGCTTTTCAGATGTAATAGAAGAAGAGGTTGAAACTATTTCAGCTTTATTACATGATTGTGGATACAAAACAACTCAAACATATAGACAAATAGCAATCAAACTATTAAAAGAAGATAAGCAAACATATAAGCAGTTCCATGATGAACCAATTTGGGTAAAACTGCAAGCTGTTTTAAATGAATCATTTGAGCACCTTTATATTCATTTTAATACAAAAAATATTGAAGATATTTTTAATGATGAGAAATTTGCTTTTGCAAGAGGTGCTGTAACTGAAACTGTAAAACAAAAAATTATTGAGAAAAAAACATTAACTGAAAAGGTAGATTCAATTTTAATAAATAAATTTGTTGGATTACCAATATTTTTATTTTTAATGTGGGGATTATTTCAATTAACATTTGAAATAGGAACCATTCCTATGGATATTATAGATGCTTTTTTTGCAAGTATTATTGATTCAACAAAAGTAATTTTAGGAGATAATCAAATTTCTTCAATAATAGCAGATGGAGCAATAGCAGGTGTTGGTTCTGTTGTATTATTTCTACCAAATATTGTGATTTTATTTTTTGGTATTGCTTTACTTGAAACTACAGGTTATATGAGTAGAGTTGCCTTTTTACTTGATGGATTTTTTCATAAATTTGGTCTTCATGGAAAATCATTTATTCCCTTAGTAACAGGGTTTGGATGTTCAGTTCCTGCATATATGGCAGCAAGAACACTTAAAAATGAAAGAGATAGATTATTAACTTTATTTATTATAGGATTTATGTCTTGTGGTGCTAGACTTCCTATTTATGTACTTTTTGTTGGAGCATTTTTTGGTGAAAGTAATGCTGGGAATATACTATTTTTAATATATATAAGTGGTGCATTATTAGGATTATTTGCTGCAAAACTATTAAAAATTGTTGTATTTAAAAGTGAAGATGAACCTTTTGTAATGGAAATGCCAAAATATAGACTTCCATCATTTAAACTAATTTGGCATACAGTTTCAAATCAAGCAATGATGTATTTAAAAAAAGCAGGAACATATATTTTAGCAGCATCTTTACTTATTTGGTTTGCAAGTAATTATCCAAAACATTTAGAGGTAGAAGAAACATTTAATCAAAAGATTGAATTAGCAAGCACAGAAGAAGAAAAACAAAACCTTACAAATGAATTAGGCTTATACAATCTAGAAAACTCTTATTTAGGATATATTGGAAAATCTACAGAAGTATTTTTTGCACCTTTAGGATTTGACTGGAGAATGACAGTTGCCCTTGAAACTGGACTTGCTGCAAAAGAGATTGTGGTTTCTACATTATCTATTTTATATGGATTAGGTGGAGAAAACGATGAAACATCAGATAGTTTAATTGATAAAATCAAAAACAATATTCCATTTGCATCTGCAATTGCATTTATTGTATTTGTTATGATTTATTTGCCTTGTTTAGCTGCATCTATGGTTTTTGCAAAAGAGGCTGGAGGATGGAAGTATTTGGGATATTTATTTGTATTTACAACTACCACTGCATGGGTTTTATCTTTTATCGCTTATAATGTAACAAAACTAATAATAAGTTAAGATTTTATCTTAGCTTATTATTTCTACTATAATTTATTTACTTTAATTCAAAAGAAGAACTATATTCATTTTGGTTATAAAGGATTTTAAAATTCCATTTACCACCTTCTCTACCATCAAGATATCTATAATCATAAGCTGAGACATCTCCTGCTGGAATGTTCATTTCTCTAGTTCTTGAGATTTCTCCTGTTGGGCTAACCCAATTTATAACTATTTGCTGATCTTTTGTATCTCTAATAACTTCAAATTTACAAATAATTGAATTTTCATCTTCTAAAATCAAACAATCTACATTTGGATTATATACTTGTGTAACTTCTATTGTTTTTTCTTCTTCTACTATTGCATTTTCTGCAAACATTACATTTGCTAATAGTAAAAAAGAAACCATATATTTAATCATTTTTTTCTCTTTCTTCCTGTTCTATATCCATAAATTTCATTAATAAATATTTAATTGGAGCATAAAATGTTGTCATTGAAACTATTGTAATTATTAATTGAGCTATTTTAAATAAAGAACTATTCTCCCCCAAAATAAATAACACTAAATAGTAACTAATAAGCATAGAGATTATAGCACAAATTACAATACTTATTATTACAATAATATTATAATTCATTTTTTCTCCATATAGGTCTTTCATCCAAATAAGCCCTATTCTCTAAAACTTCAAAAGGTTCATATGCTTTTTTATATCCCATTGAAAAATGGTCTTTTATCCAATATCCCAAATAAATATAAGGAATATTAAGCTCTTTTGCAATTTTTATTTGTGCTAAAATAGAAAATTTTCCTATTGATAAATCTGCATAATCATGATCATAATAACAATAAATCGAAGATATTGACTTATCTAAAATATCAACTAAGGCAACACCAATTAATTTATCATCTCGTACATATAAAAATTCTTTTGCGAAATTTTCTTTTCCTTCAACATAAGATTTTATGTAATCATTTGGATCAATAGGACTATAAGGCCAATCTTTTTTATCATTCATAAATTTATGATACTTATCATAAAGACTTAGATGTTCCATAGTCAAAGATGGTGGTCTTATATAAAGTTTAGTTTCTTTATTTTTAGCAATTACTCTTTTTTCTGATCTAGAAAATTTATAGTTAGCAACATCAATTCTTATAGAAACACATTTTGTACAAGATTTACATTCTGGTACAAAATGCATCTTACCAAATCTTCTCCACCCTCTTTCTAACATACCTTGGTATTGAATTGAAGAGCAAGAATGAATATATTTGTATCTAATATCAGATATTTTTTCATCAAAATAAGAGCATGTTCTATTCTCTTCTAAGAATTCAATATCTGGACTTTGAGTAAACATAATTATTCGTTTATTTTTTCTTTTATCTCTTTTGCAATAGCACTAATTTTCTTAATTTTTTCATCGTTTGATAAACTATCATCAAGTATGTGTTTTACAAAAGCACTTCCAACTATAACTCCATCAACCCCAACAATTTTCTCTTTACAAGTCTTTTCATCAACACCAAAACCAATATATAAAGGTGTATCTGAATATTTTCTTACATTATTAATAATTGAAGTTAAATCCTCTTTTTGACCACTTCCTGTGATTCCAGCATAAGCAACCATATAAATAAATTTTTTAGCATCTGCTACTATTAATTTTATTCTTTCTTCACTATCTGTTGGTGCTACAAATGAAATATTTGCTTTATTGTATTTATCAAATAAGCCTTGGAAATTTTGAGCCATTTCATAAGGAAGATCAGGAATAATTGTTCCTTGAATATTATATTCTTGAGCATTTTGTAAAAATTTTTCCATACCATAATGATAAAACGGATTTAAATAACCCATCCATAAAGTATCAATATCTTTTGCAATTTTTGAAGATACTTCAAATAAATCTTTTAATTTAAAACCATTATTTAAAGCAATTAAATTTGCTTTTTCAATAATTGGACCA
This region includes:
- the feoB gene encoding ferrous iron transport protein B, producing MHNKTIKIALVGQPNVGKSMLINSISNARLRVGNFSGVTVAKEEVFLKYKDYQIQITDLPGAYSLNDYTLEEKVTKEFLDKEDYDIILNVLDSTNLQRNLLLTSELLALDKKMILALNMSDEADKELITIDELQLSKILGKPCIKTSAAKKSGIDRLLNEIVSKFESEKLPTKLCFSDVIEEEVETISALLHDCGYKTTQTYRQIAIKLLKEDKQTYKQFHDEPIWVKLQAVLNESFEHLYIHFNTKNIEDIFNDEKFAFARGAVTETVKQKIIEKKTLTEKVDSILINKFVGLPIFLFLMWGLFQLTFEIGTIPMDIIDAFFASIIDSTKVILGDNQISSIIADGAIAGVGSVVLFLPNIVILFFGIALLETTGYMSRVAFLLDGFFHKFGLHGKSFIPLVTGFGCSVPAYMAARTLKNERDRLLTLFIIGFMSCGARLPIYVLFVGAFFGESNAGNILFLIYISGALLGLFAAKLLKIVVFKSEDEPFVMEMPKYRLPSFKLIWHTVSNQAMMYLKKAGTYILAASLLIWFASNYPKHLEVEETFNQKIELASTEEEKQNLTNELGLYNLENSYLGYIGKSTEVFFAPLGFDWRMTVALETGLAAKEIVVSTLSILYGLGGENDETSDSLIDKIKNNIPFASAIAFIVFVMIYLPCLAASMVFAKEAGGWKYLGYLFVFTTTTAWVLSFIAYNVTKLIIS
- a CDS encoding arginyltransferase, encoding MFTQSPDIEFLEENRTCSYFDEKISDIRYKYIHSCSSIQYQGMLERGWRRFGKMHFVPECKSCTKCVSIRIDVANYKFSRSEKRVIAKNKETKLYIRPPSLTMEHLSLYDKYHKFMNDKKDWPYSPIDPNDYIKSYVEGKENFAKEFLYVRDDKLIGVALVDILDKSISSIYCYYDHDYADLSIGKFSILAQIKIAKELNIPYIYLGYWIKDHFSMGYKKAYEPFEVLENRAYLDERPIWRKNEL
- the trpA gene encoding tryptophan synthase subunit alpha; the protein is MKKLVGYITSSLPNNNFTIDLAYSMKDAGVDTLELGIPFSDPVADGPIIEKANLIALNNGFKLKDLFEVSSKIAKDIDTLWMGYLNPFYHYGMEKFLQNAQEYNIQGTIIPDLPYEMAQNFQGLFDKYNKANISFVAPTDSEERIKLIVADAKKFIYMVAYAGITGSGQKEDLTSIINNVRKYSDTPLYIGFGVDEKTCKEKIVGVDGVIVGSAFVKHILDDSLSNDEKIKKISAIAKEIKEKINE